The proteins below are encoded in one region of Micromonospora pisi:
- a CDS encoding DUF6104 family protein: MYFTDRGIEELVERRGDESVTLEWLGERLRDFVDLNPEFETPIERFATWLARLDDEDDE, encoded by the coding sequence ATGTACTTCACCGACCGGGGTATCGAGGAACTGGTCGAACGCCGGGGGGACGAGAGCGTCACCCTGGAGTGGCTCGGCGAGCGACTGCGTGACTTCGTCGACCTCAATCCCGAGTTCGAGACGCCGATCGAGCGGTTCGCCACCTGGCTGGCCCGGCTCGACGACGAGGACGACGAGTAG
- the pta gene encoding phosphate acetyltransferase, producing MARSVYIASLGQGGGKSTIALGLAELLSRQVERIGVFRPLVGGTEEDPILALLRDRYRIDTPAEDLYGTTYAEASALVADGQREELIARIVERYRTVERGCPAVVVVGSDFDDAAESRTGGLSRELAFNARLATEFGSVVVPVVDGFGQEPEAIAAAARGAYHDLEDLGATVLAVIANRVPGAMPLPELPVPAYAIPEVPTVSAPTVAEVAAALGARLLAGDRAALDRDVLDFVVGAAHVPTLLDHLTDGALVITPGDRADLLVAAAAAHVAGQVSVAGLVLTLAEQPDPRVMRLVERLRTGLAVLSVPGDSYHTVAASSRIEGRPSVANPRKVEAALGAFEAAVDTPELARRLRVTRSVRVTPLMFEYDLIDRARAARRRLVLPEGTDERILRATEILLRRRVADLTLLGDPGEIRRKARELGVEINQAELVDPATSPWRETFAAEYTRLRAHRGATLDLAQDVVVNSNYFGTMMVHQGHADGMVSGATHTTAATIRPAFEIIRTVPGLSVASSVFFMLLADRVLVYGDCAVNPDPDATQLADIALSSAETAARFGVEPRLAMLSYSTGASGAGADVEKVAAATALVRARRPDLLVEGPIQYDAAIDPTVAATKLPGSTVAGRATVFVFPDLNTGNNTYKAVQRSAGAVAVGPVMQGLRRPVNDLSRGATVKDIVNTVAITAIQAAAGPEPEGRVVP from the coding sequence GTGGCACGCAGTGTCTATATCGCCAGCCTGGGACAGGGCGGCGGCAAGTCGACGATCGCGCTCGGTCTGGCCGAACTCCTCTCCCGGCAGGTCGAGCGGATCGGCGTGTTCCGGCCGCTGGTCGGCGGGACCGAAGAGGACCCGATCCTGGCCCTGCTCCGCGACCGCTACCGGATCGACACCCCGGCGGAAGACCTCTACGGCACCACCTACGCCGAGGCGTCCGCCCTGGTCGCCGACGGCCAGCGGGAAGAGCTGATCGCCCGGATCGTCGAGCGCTACCGTACGGTCGAACGCGGCTGCCCCGCCGTCGTGGTGGTCGGCAGCGACTTCGACGACGCGGCGGAGAGCCGCACCGGTGGTCTCTCCCGGGAACTCGCCTTCAACGCCCGGCTGGCCACCGAATTCGGCAGTGTGGTGGTGCCGGTGGTGGACGGGTTCGGCCAGGAACCGGAGGCGATCGCGGCAGCGGCCCGGGGCGCGTACCACGACCTGGAAGACCTGGGGGCGACCGTACTGGCGGTGATCGCCAACCGGGTGCCGGGGGCGATGCCCCTGCCGGAACTGCCGGTTCCGGCGTACGCGATCCCCGAGGTCCCGACCGTGTCGGCGCCGACGGTGGCCGAGGTGGCGGCTGCCCTCGGCGCCCGGCTGCTCGCCGGGGACCGGGCCGCGCTCGACCGTGACGTGCTCGATTTTGTGGTCGGCGCGGCACACGTGCCGACCCTGCTCGACCATCTCACCGACGGGGCCCTGGTGATCACGCCCGGCGACCGGGCCGATCTGCTGGTGGCCGCCGCCGCGGCGCACGTCGCCGGTCAGGTGTCCGTCGCCGGCCTGGTGCTCACCCTGGCCGAACAACCCGATCCACGGGTGATGCGCCTGGTCGAACGGCTCCGCACCGGGCTGGCGGTGCTCTCCGTGCCCGGCGACAGCTACCACACGGTGGCCGCGTCCAGTCGGATCGAGGGCCGACCGAGCGTGGCGAACCCGCGCAAGGTCGAGGCCGCTCTCGGCGCCTTCGAGGCCGCCGTCGACACCCCCGAGCTGGCCCGTCGGCTCCGGGTCACCCGCTCGGTACGGGTCACCCCGCTGATGTTCGAGTACGACCTGATCGACCGGGCCCGCGCGGCGCGGCGCCGACTCGTGCTCCCCGAGGGCACGGACGAGCGGATCCTGCGCGCGACCGAGATCCTGCTCCGCCGCCGAGTAGCTGATCTGACCCTGCTCGGCGACCCCGGCGAGATCCGCCGCAAGGCCCGCGAACTGGGAGTGGAGATCAACCAGGCCGAGCTGGTCGACCCGGCGACCAGCCCCTGGCGCGAGACCTTCGCCGCCGAGTACACCCGGCTGCGCGCCCATCGCGGCGCCACCCTCGACCTGGCCCAGGACGTGGTCGTCAACAGCAACTACTTCGGCACGATGATGGTGCACCAGGGTCACGCCGACGGCATGGTCTCCGGTGCCACCCACACCACCGCCGCCACCATCCGCCCCGCCTTCGAGATCATCCGGACGGTGCCGGGGCTCTCGGTCGCCTCCAGCGTCTTCTTCATGCTGCTCGCCGACCGGGTGCTGGTCTACGGCGACTGCGCGGTCAACCCCGACCCGGACGCGACCCAGCTCGCCGACATCGCGCTCTCCTCCGCCGAGACCGCCGCCCGGTTCGGTGTCGAACCCCGGCTGGCGATGCTCTCGTACTCGACCGGCGCCTCCGGTGCCGGCGCCGACGTGGAGAAGGTGGCCGCCGCGACCGCACTGGTCCGGGCCCGCCGACCGGATCTGCTGGTCGAAGGGCCGATCCAGTACGACGCCGCGATCGACCCGACGGTGGCGGCCACCAAACTGCCCGGCAGTACGGTCGCCGGCCGCGCCACCGTCTTCGTCTTCCCCGACCTGAACACCGGCAACAACACGTACAAGGCCGTGCAGCGCTCGGCCGGGGCGGTCGCGGTCGGTCCGGTCATGCAGGGCCTGCGTCGTCCGGTGAACGACCTGTCCCGGGGCGCCACGGTCAAGGACATCGTCAACACGGTGGCGATCACCGCGATCCAGGCGGCGGCCGGACCGGAGCCGGAAGGCAGGGTGGTCCCATGA